GCAGGCATCGTGCGCACGAGGTACGTGAGGGCCGTCGCACCTGCACAGGGAACCGGTGCGGTGTCGTCGTCGCTGACGCGGAGCGTCGCGTCGACCGTGCCGGGCTTGCGGCACTCACCGGTCTTGGGGAGCGTCACGACCGGTGTCGTCGGCGTCGGCGACGGAGTGGGAGCCGCCGACTCGGTGGGAGGCAGCGTCCTGATCGGGGGCGTGGCCTCCGTCGTGGGGTCGTCGCCGGCACCGGCGAGGTCCGACGCCGAGCCGCAGGCAGCGACCAGGGTCAGGGCTCCGGCACCGAGCATGGCGACCACGAGGTTGCGGGTGCGGGTGCGGAGGTGACGCGGAGCCGTCACTGGACGTCCTCCCGGGGTTTCGGCGGCACGACGGCTGCCAGTGTACGGGGCGGGCCGCTACCCGAGGCCAGCTGCGCCCGACCTCGGCCGGCGTCAGTCGCGCGTCCGCGTCCAGCAGAGGCCGAACCGGTCACCGGACGCCCACGCGGCGCGGCTCGGCGGCAGCCAGCCGACGTCGATGTCGGCGGTGCTGTTGTCGGTGAACTCCCGCGCGGGCTGCTCGCAACGGGAGAGGACGTCCTGGCGTACGGCGGCACCACCCGGATAGGCGTCACGCGCCGCTCCCAGCCGGCGTGCCGCCACGGCCCGCCAGGTGTGGGGGAGTGCGCACGCGCGTCCGCCCTCGCCGGCGGCGATGCCGGCTCGACCGGTGCGCGCGCACCGGCCGTACCGGTCGAGCGCGCCGTCGTTCCTGAGGAGCCCGTGTGCCTTCACTGGCAGGGGCAGCAGGGTGGTGTCGCTGCGAGAGACGGCGACGTCGCACCGCAGCCACCGGGCGCCTGCCTCGAGGTCGTCGTCGCTGGGGACGAACCACGCGTACGTGGCCCGCGACAGCGCGAGACGTGCCGGTGTCGCCCGCAGGTAGGGGCGCAGAGCCGCACGACATCCGCGGTCGGCGGCCGTGGCGACCGCCGCGCCGTCGGCAGGATCGACCTCGTCGGGAAGCATCGCGACCAGGTAGGTCTGCGTGGTGTGCGGCTGGGTGCACGGGACCGGGGCGACGTCGAGCTGCGCCTCGTCGAGCTGCGCCGGTGTCAGTCGGTAGCACGCGTCGACGACCGGCCGTGGTGCCGCCGTGGGAGTA
Above is a genomic segment from Mumia sp. Pv4-285 containing:
- a CDS encoding septum formation family protein, producing the protein MVTRHRVIVRALGALTAVLTVGLTACTGDGSSDEPDATGTTSSPSASPTPTAAPRPVVDACYRLTPAQLDEAQLDVAPVPCTQPHTTQTYLVAMLPDEVDPADGAAVATAADRGCRAALRPYLRATPARLALSRATYAWFVPSDDDLEAGARWLRCDVAVSRSDTTLLPLPVKAHGLLRNDGALDRYGRCARTGRAGIAAGEGGRACALPHTWRAVAARRLGAARDAYPGGAAVRQDVLSRCEQPAREFTDNSTADIDVGWLPPSRAAWASGDRFGLCWTRTRD